Proteins encoded in a region of the Geobacillus genomosp. 3 genome:
- a CDS encoding transposase — protein sequence MFETKQTPKGKTTYSVEFKWRAVQMYIEEGWGYKRICQELGIPCTKTIRLWVKRYHEHGRKGLEERRGTSRSPFKGRPRKKECSLEEENRRLKAENDYLKKLRELARR from the coding sequence ATGTTCGAGACCAAGCAAACACCGAAAGGGAAGACCACTTATTCCGTGGAGTTTAAATGGAGGGCTGTCCAGATGTACATCGAGGAAGGATGGGGATATAAGCGGATATGCCAAGAGTTAGGGATTCCCTGCACGAAAACGATCAGACTTTGGGTAAAACGTTACCATGAACATGGTCGAAAAGGGCTCGAAGAACGGCGCGGGACATCCAGGTCTCCATTCAAGGGAAGGCCTCGAAAAAAAGAGTGCAGTTTAGAGGAAGAGAATCGAAGACTGAAAGCAGAGAATGATTATTTAAAAAAGTTACGAGAGCTGGCAAGGAGGTGA
- a CDS encoding D-2-hydroxyacid dehydrogenase has translation MDIRRILVTGRLYAELAALLPDKRPDKAFRFVAEEELTDNDFAWADAYVGFRPAGPFSLASLRWVHSLGAGVDAFLWKREWKKDVLLTRTVGSFGEQIAEYCLSYLLRDVQCHDVYAWYQEQRQWKPIAPKRLGEQRVVIYGTGEIGRRIAETLRLFGVSPVGVSRSGRTSPPFSAVYRPEEAGEALARADWVIAALPLTEETYHLFDETFFACLHNAGFINVGRGATVEETALVGALENRNVRLAVLDVFEEEPLPPHSPLWTHPNAIITPHIAALTSPEDAARSMLDTLRCIEAGEPLANAVDVSRQY, from the coding sequence ATGGACATCCGACGCATTCTTGTGACAGGAAGGCTTTATGCCGAGCTTGCCGCCCTTCTCCCGGACAAGCGGCCCGATAAGGCGTTTCGCTTTGTTGCGGAAGAAGAATTGACGGACAATGATTTCGCCTGGGCGGATGCGTACGTCGGCTTCCGGCCGGCCGGGCCGTTTTCGCTTGCCTCGCTCCGCTGGGTGCATTCCCTCGGCGCGGGCGTTGACGCGTTTTTGTGGAAGCGGGAATGGAAGAAGGACGTGCTGTTGACGCGGACGGTCGGTTCGTTCGGCGAGCAGATCGCCGAATATTGCTTGAGCTATTTGCTGCGCGACGTTCAGTGCCATGACGTGTATGCATGGTATCAAGAGCAGCGGCAATGGAAGCCAATCGCTCCGAAGCGGCTTGGCGAACAGCGGGTTGTCATTTACGGGACAGGCGAAATCGGCCGGCGCATTGCGGAAACGCTTCGGCTGTTTGGGGTTTCCCCGGTCGGCGTATCGCGAAGCGGCCGGACGTCGCCGCCGTTTTCGGCCGTTTATCGCCCTGAAGAGGCGGGGGAAGCGCTTGCCCGCGCCGATTGGGTGATCGCGGCTCTTCCGCTCACCGAGGAAACATATCATCTCTTTGACGAGACGTTTTTTGCCTGTCTGCACAACGCCGGCTTTATCAACGTCGGCCGCGGTGCGACGGTCGAGGAGACGGCGCTTGTCGGCGCGCTCGAAAATCGAAACGTCCGCCTCGCGGTGCTTGATGTGTTTGAAGAAGAGCCGCTTCCGCCGCACTCGCCGCTATGGACTCATCCAAACGCCATCATCACCCCGCATATCGCGGCGCTCACATCGCCAGAGGACGCCGCCCGCAGCATGCTGGACACGCTCCGCTGCATCGAAGCCGGCGAACCGCTTGCCAATGCGGTCGATGTGAGCCGGCAATATTGA
- a CDS encoding IS3 family transposase gives MKPKERFSIIQELSNTYPIAWLCQLAGVSRSGYYRWVNRQGIVTEKQKENEQIKQMILECHQKVNGIYGYYRVKAWIKRNDGKTVNHKRVYRLMKELGVQDKIRRKKPKYKAGKENIVASNVLNRDFVATAANQKWVTDITYVPFQGTYLYLSVIKDLYNNEIIAYRISRSNDLKLVIETVKDAIKKRDARGVLLHSDQGSQYTSRQYHQLLKAHHIIPSMSRRGNCLDNACMENFFGHLKSEMMDLPTFETEEEMIEAIDQYMYFYNYERCQKKLDYLSPVEYRIAQAA, from the coding sequence GTGAAACCGAAAGAGCGGTTCTCGATCATTCAGGAGTTATCCAACACCTATCCGATTGCCTGGCTATGTCAACTGGCCGGTGTGTCAAGAAGTGGATACTATCGATGGGTAAACCGGCAGGGAATCGTCACAGAGAAGCAAAAGGAAAATGAACAAATCAAACAAATGATCCTCGAATGCCATCAAAAGGTCAACGGGATCTATGGATACTACCGCGTGAAGGCATGGATAAAACGAAATGATGGGAAGACCGTGAATCATAAGCGAGTATACCGACTGATGAAAGAGTTGGGGGTTCAGGACAAAATCCGTCGAAAAAAGCCGAAGTATAAAGCGGGAAAGGAGAATATCGTAGCGTCGAACGTGTTAAACCGTGATTTTGTGGCCACTGCAGCCAACCAAAAATGGGTGACGGATATTACCTATGTGCCATTTCAAGGAACCTATTTGTATCTGTCTGTTATTAAAGATTTGTACAACAATGAAATCATTGCGTATCGCATCAGTCGTTCGAATGACTTAAAATTGGTAATCGAAACGGTCAAGGATGCCATCAAAAAACGGGATGCGCGAGGAGTCCTTCTCCATAGCGATCAAGGCTCCCAGTACACATCCCGCCAGTACCATCAACTGCTGAAGGCTCATCATATCATTCCTAGTATGTCCAGAAGAGGGAACTGTTTAGACAATGCCTGCATGGAAAATTTTTTCGGACATTTGAAATCGGAAATGATGGACCTTCCCACCTTTGAAACGGAAGAGGAAATGATCGAGGCGATCGATCAGTACATGTATTTTTATAATTACGAACGGTGCCAGAAAAAACTAGACTACCTCAGCCCAGTGGAATACCGAATTGCCCAAGCAGCCTAG
- a CDS encoding TerC family protein has product MTISAAALLALWKIIAIDIILSGDNAVVIAMATRRLPKDQQNKAIFWGTAGAVLLRILFAAVIVFLLNIPFVHFAGGLLLVWIAYKVLVDREEEAHVQAADRLLKAIMTIVVADAVMSLDNVVAVAGAAEGHLGMLALGVAISIPIMIFGSKAIVRVMEKHRWIAYVGSGILAWTAGKMIAGDEGVLHWLHLSYGPFVYVVAAGVTIVVLAAGYITNKRAEREEGTLI; this is encoded by the coding sequence TTGACGATTTCGGCCGCGGCGCTGTTGGCGCTATGGAAAATTATTGCGATTGATATCATTTTGTCGGGGGATAATGCGGTTGTCATCGCGATGGCGACGCGGCGGCTGCCAAAAGACCAGCAAAACAAGGCGATTTTTTGGGGAACGGCCGGGGCAGTGTTGTTGCGCATTTTGTTTGCGGCTGTGATTGTTTTTTTGCTCAACATTCCGTTCGTTCACTTCGCCGGAGGGCTGCTGCTTGTGTGGATCGCCTATAAAGTGCTCGTTGACCGGGAGGAGGAGGCCCATGTCCAAGCGGCAGACCGGTTGTTGAAAGCCATCATGACGATTGTTGTCGCCGATGCGGTCATGAGCTTGGACAATGTCGTTGCTGTCGCCGGTGCGGCCGAAGGGCATCTTGGCATGTTGGCGCTTGGGGTCGCCATCAGCATCCCGATCATGATTTTCGGTTCCAAAGCGATCGTGCGCGTCATGGAGAAACACCGTTGGATCGCGTATGTCGGCTCGGGCATTTTGGCGTGGACGGCCGGGAAGATGATCGCAGGGGATGAAGGGGTGCTTCATTGGCTTCATCTTTCTTACGGCCCGTTCGTTTATGTGGTTGCCGCCGGCGTGACAATCGTGGTATTGGCGGCCGGCTATATCACGAATAAAAGAGCTGAGCGTGAGGAAGGTACATTGATTTGA
- a CDS encoding glycoside hydrolase family 18 protein, with translation MFSHTVRPGDTLFSIGRRYGYPAENLQLVNGLTTANIVPGQALLLPLYTYTVQPGDTLTAIARRSFVTVEQLRAANPGVNPNALRPGMTITIPDISSYLATTLGYYVVREPSADRAVVRDFAPYSSYITLFEYHFAPNGDIVNELNDAAAIEEAWRNRVTPLAAVTNLTAEGFSPALAGAVLNNPEARANLVENIFYLVSQKGYGGVNIDFEQIRGEDRDLFTGFLRQLRDRLKPAGYVVTIAVPAKTSENIPWLRGYDYGGIGAVVDYMFIMAYDWHHLASEPGPVAPIGGVRAAVQFAVERVPRQKILLGLPLYGYDWIIPYRPGTLATARSNQEAILTAMRYQTPVQYSLADESPFFRYTDELGNTHEVWFEDVRSMGAKLTLARQFGLAGVGAWQLTLGFAPGPWLLRKFFTIRKV, from the coding sequence ATGTTTAGCCATACCGTCCGGCCGGGGGATACGTTGTTTTCAATTGGCCGCCGCTACGGCTATCCGGCCGAAAATCTTCAGCTTGTGAATGGGTTGACGACGGCGAATATCGTCCCGGGGCAGGCGCTTTTGCTTCCGCTTTATACGTATACGGTGCAGCCTGGGGACACGCTGACTGCGATCGCCCGGCGGTCGTTTGTCACCGTAGAGCAGCTGCGGGCTGCCAATCCTGGAGTGAACCCAAATGCGCTGCGCCCGGGAATGACGATCACGATTCCTGATATTTCTTCCTACTTGGCGACAACGTTAGGGTATTACGTCGTCCGTGAACCGAGCGCCGATAGGGCGGTTGTCCGCGATTTTGCCCCATATTCGTCCTATATAACGCTTTTTGAGTACCATTTTGCCCCCAACGGCGATATTGTCAACGAATTGAACGATGCCGCCGCCATTGAGGAGGCGTGGCGCAATCGGGTGACGCCGCTTGCTGCCGTGACGAACTTGACAGCGGAGGGGTTCAGCCCGGCGCTTGCGGGTGCGGTGCTGAACAATCCCGAGGCGAGGGCGAATCTTGTGGAGAACATTTTTTATTTAGTATCGCAAAAAGGATATGGCGGAGTGAATATCGATTTTGAACAAATTCGCGGCGAAGACCGCGACTTGTTTACCGGCTTTTTGCGCCAGCTGCGCGACCGTCTCAAGCCGGCTGGATATGTTGTTACGATCGCTGTCCCGGCGAAAACGAGCGAGAATATCCCGTGGTTGCGAGGATACGATTACGGCGGCATTGGCGCGGTTGTCGATTATATGTTTATTATGGCGTATGACTGGCACCATTTGGCGAGTGAACCCGGCCCGGTGGCGCCAATCGGCGGGGTGAGGGCCGCAGTGCAGTTTGCTGTCGAACGTGTACCAAGACAAAAAATTTTGCTCGGTCTCCCGCTGTATGGATACGATTGGATAATCCCTTATCGTCCCGGGACACTCGCGACGGCGCGTTCGAACCAAGAGGCGATTTTGACAGCGATGCGCTACCAGACGCCTGTCCAATATTCGCTTGCGGATGAATCCCCGTTTTTTCGCTATACGGACGAGTTAGGCAACACTCATGAAGTCTGGTTTGAGGATGTTCGAAGCATGGGGGCAAAACTGACGTTAGCCCGCCAGTTTGGGCTGGCCGGTGTCGGCGCTTGGCAGCTGACGTTAGGATTTGCGCCGGGTCCGTGGTTGTTGCGAAAGTTTTTCACCATTCGCAAAGTTTGA